One genomic window of Solanum dulcamara chromosome 10, daSolDulc1.2, whole genome shotgun sequence includes the following:
- the LOC129871747 gene encoding pentatricopeptide repeat-containing protein At2g02750, with product MKNQITKLVANGLYKEAINLYSHLHSSSLCPTKFTFPCLFKACAKLRAIPQGQILHTLFIKYGFDTDVYAATSLIGMYMKFALVDTALKVFYEIPQRNIASLNAIISGFSQNGYYVDAFRMFGLFSGSLFRPDSVTIASVLSGCVNINHGVQMHSWGIKIGVEMDIYAVTSILSMYLNCVDCVSATRLFELVKNKNVVCYNAFISGMLRNGVEEVVLDAFKKMLLDEEPNEVTLISVLSATANLKNVEFGRQVHGLIMKIELQSHTMVGTALVDMYSKCCFWLCAYEIFKELGGSRNLITWNSMITGMMLNEQSEKAVELFVELESEGLKPDSVTWNSMISGFLLLQKKAEAFMFFRKMLSAGVVPSVKSITSLLTACSSLSSFRFGQEIHGYTFRMENIIDEFIFTAIVDMYMKCGQFPLARKVFDQLEVKYDDPAVWNVMISGYGRNGEGEAAFEIFSLMLMEKVQPNSATLNCMLSVCSHIGQLEKAWQVFSLMITDFGLTPTLKQLNIMVDLLARSGQLDEARELLQLIPKPSASVFASLLAASEQFSNAKMGEEMTKKLSELEPESPVPFVILSNLYARQGRWDDAERIRETIDERGLEKLPGYSTVGVT from the coding sequence ATGAAGAATCAAATAACAAAATTGGTAGCCAATGGACTTTACAAAGAAGCCATTAACTTGTATTCCCACCTCCATTCCTCTTCTTTATGTCCCACCAAATTCACCTTCCCTTGTCTCTTCAAAGCCTGCGCCAAGCTAAGGGCTATACCACAAGGTCAAATACTCCATACCCTTTTCATAAAATACGGGTTTGACACGGATGTATACGCAGCAACATCTCTTATTGGTATGTACATGAAATTTGCATTAGTGGACACTGCCTTGAAGGTGTTCTACGAAATTCCTCAACGAAATATTGCTTCATTAAATGCTATCATTTCTGGGTTTTCTCAAAATGGGTATTACGTTGATGCTTTTAGGATGTTTGGGTTATTTAGTGGTTCATTGTTTAGGCCGGATTCAGTTACTATAGCTAGTGTTTTATCAGGGTGTGTAAATATTAATCATGGTGTTCAAATGCATTCTTGGGGTATAAAGATTGGTGTGGAAATGGATATATATGCGGTTACTTCGATTTTGAGTATGTACTTGAATTGTGTTGATTGTGTTTCTGCTACGAGGTTGTTTGAATTGGTTAAGAATAAGAATGTGGTGTGCTATAATGCGTTTATTTCAGGGATGCTGCGAAATGGGGTGGAGGAAGTGGTTTTGGATGCGTTTAAGAAAATGTTACTAGACGAAGAACCGAATGAAGTGACTTTAATATCTGTTCTCTCTGCTACTGCTAATCTTAAGAATGTGGAGTTTGGTAGGCAAGTTCATGGACTTATTATGAAAATTGAGTTACAATCTCATACAATGGTGGGAACTGCACTTGTAGATATGTATTCGAAATGCTGTTTCTGGTTATGTGCGTATGAAATCTTCAAAGAGTTGGGTGGCAGCAGGAATTTGATAACGTGGAATTCGATGATTACTGGAATGATGTTGAATGAGCAATCAGAGAAAGCTGTTGAGCTTTTCGTGGAATTGGAATCGGAAGGATTGAAACCAGATTCAGTAACATGGAATTCAATGATCAGTGGGTTTTTGCTGTTGCAAAAAAAGGCTGAAGCTTTTATGTTCTTCAGGAAAATGCTTTCTGCTGGTGTCGTTCCCAGTGTGAAATCTATTACTAGTCTTCTGACGGCGTGCTCTTCTCTATCCTCATTCCGTTTCGGCCAAGAGATTCACGGATATACTTTTAGGATGGAAAACATTATTGATGAATTTATTTTCACCGCAATCGTTGATATGTACATGAAGTGTGGACAATTTCCTTTGGCCCGGAAGGTTTTTGATCAGTTGGAAGTAAAATATGATGATCCTGCTGTCTGGAATGTAATGATTTCAGGGTATGGAAGGAACGGGGAAGGTGAAGCTGCTTTTGAAATTTTCTCTCTGATGCTAATGGAGAAAGTACAACCAAATTCAGCAACTTTGAATTGCATGTTGTCTGTGTGCAGCCACATCGGACAATTGGAGAAAGCATGGCAAGTTTTTAGCTTGATGATCACAGATTTTGGCTTAACCCCAACCCTAAAGCAACTTAATATTATGGTTGATCTACTTGCTCGATCTGGTCAGCTGGATGAAGCTAGAGAACTACTACAGCTCATCCCCAAACCATCTGCATCTGTTTTTGCTTCTTTATTAGCAGCTTCTGAGCAATTCTCTAATGCTAAGATGGGAGAAGAAATGACCAAAAAGCTCTCAGAATTGGAGCCAGAAAGCCCTGTTCCTTTTGTGATTTTGTCCAACCTCTATGCTAGACAAGGAAGATGGGACGATGCTGAAAGAATCAGAGAAACAATTGATGAAAGGGGACTCGAAAAACTACCAGGCTACAGTACTGTAGGAGTGACATAA